One stretch of Tenacibaculum sp. MAR_2010_89 DNA includes these proteins:
- a CDS encoding response regulator transcription factor has translation MKKINIVIADDNRFFCEALKDSIELDNEFNVKATFYSIENLINYTNTSVLDVLILDVNFNGSSSLNYIDKIRLNRDDFKIILLTTLNNNLTKQEATEKGIDQFVGKDSDLRNFKPIILQTLTDNNFNILKKNTSKIIIGNTSFTKRKIEVLRALYDHSNKNEKELSKILYISENSLKSHKRELFEITNTNNTPELIRYGIKNGLILP, from the coding sequence ATGAAGAAAATTAATATTGTTATTGCTGATGATAATCGTTTTTTTTGTGAAGCTTTAAAAGACAGTATAGAACTAGATAATGAATTTAATGTAAAAGCGACATTTTATTCCATTGAAAATCTTATAAATTACACAAATACAAGTGTTTTAGATGTTTTAATTTTAGATGTAAACTTTAATGGATCTAGCTCTTTAAACTATATTGATAAGATAAGGTTAAACAGAGATGATTTTAAAATTATCTTATTAACTACACTAAACAACAATTTAACCAAACAAGAAGCAACTGAAAAAGGGATTGACCAATTTGTTGGCAAAGATTCAGATTTAAGAAATTTTAAACCTATAATTTTACAAACACTAACAGACAATAACTTTAATATATTAAAAAAGAATACTTCAAAAATTATTATTGGTAATACTTCTTTTACCAAACGAAAAATTGAGGTATTGAGGGCTTTATATGATCATTCGAATAAGAATGAAAAAGAGCTTTCAAAAATTTTATATATTTCTGAAAACTCTTTAAAATCTCATAAACGAGAACTATTTGAAATTACAAATACAAATAATACTCCTGAACTTATACGTTATGGAATCAAAAATGGATTAATTTTACCCTAA
- the bcp gene encoding thioredoxin-dependent thiol peroxidase has protein sequence MTTIKKGDAAPNFESKDEKGNVIKLADYAGKKLVLFFYPKASTPGCTAEACNLRDNYETFIAKGYAILGVSADSAKRQQNWINKHELPFPLLVDEEKEVINAFGVWGPKKFMGKEYDGIHRTTFIIDEKGIIEDVILKVKTKDHTNQILQD, from the coding sequence ATGACTACAATAAAGAAAGGAGACGCTGCTCCAAATTTTGAATCAAAAGATGAAAAAGGGAATGTAATAAAGTTAGCAGATTATGCAGGTAAAAAACTAGTATTGTTTTTTTATCCAAAGGCAAGTACGCCAGGTTGTACAGCAGAAGCATGTAATTTACGTGATAATTATGAAACTTTTATTGCTAAGGGATATGCTATTTTAGGAGTAAGTGCAGATAGTGCTAAGCGTCAACAAAATTGGATTAATAAGCATGAACTACCATTTCCGTTGTTAGTTGATGAAGAAAAAGAAGTAATTAATGCTTTTGGTGTTTGGGGACCAAAAAAGTTTATGGGGAAAGAATATGATGGAATTCATAGAACTACTTTTATTATTGATGAAAAAGGAATTATCGAAGATGTTATTTTAAAAGTAAAAACAAAAGATCATACGAATCAAATTTTACAAGATTAG
- the nth gene encoding endonuclease III has translation MNKAEKVQFVIDTLEELYPETPIPLDHKDPYTLLIAVLMSAQSTDARVNTITPLLFEKADNPYDMVKLTIDQIRDIIKPVGLSPMKSKGIHGLSEILINKHNGKVPISFEDLEELPAVGHKTASVVMAQAFNIPAFPVDTHIHRLMYRWNLTNGKNVAQTEKDAKRLFPKELWNKLHLQIIYYGREYSPARGWKVENDIITKTIGRKSVLK, from the coding sequence ATGAATAAAGCAGAAAAAGTACAGTTTGTTATTGACACTTTAGAAGAGTTATATCCTGAAACGCCAATTCCATTAGATCATAAAGATCCTTATACTTTATTAATAGCCGTATTAATGTCTGCTCAAAGTACTGATGCTAGAGTGAATACTATTACTCCCTTGCTTTTTGAAAAAGCAGATAATCCATATGATATGGTAAAACTAACTATTGATCAAATTAGAGACATCATAAAACCTGTAGGATTGTCTCCTATGAAATCAAAAGGAATACATGGTTTATCTGAAATTTTAATTAACAAACACAACGGTAAGGTTCCTATAAGTTTTGAAGACCTTGAAGAGTTGCCTGCTGTTGGCCATAAAACTGCAAGTGTTGTAATGGCTCAAGCATTTAATATTCCTGCTTTTCCTGTTGATACTCATATTCATCGTCTAATGTACAGATGGAATTTAACTAATGGAAAAAATGTAGCGCAAACCGAAAAAGATGCAAAAAGATTATTCCCAAAAGAGTTATGGAATAAATTACACCTACAAATTATTTATTATGGTAGAGAATATTCACCTGCAAGAGGGTGGAAAGTAGAAAATGACATTATTACAAAAACTATAGGAAGAAAATCTGTTTTAAAATAA
- a CDS encoding M57 family metalloprotease, translated as MKRIYLKTAGVLLALATLNSCNNDGNVNDPNLTEDDEISIEVINKLKEVNLNVDYIKTVTFKSLDGKTEKLYEVEGDVTISHEELMKIGTQQSKSSTSSKRQYRTYNLVSSPSTIKVVGYTGGVNALSSTARTGLQYAVNNFNNLNSSINMQLVFSTQFSSSDIVVYRTTDTNDVPADGIRGRANFPQNNGLPGHWVRINQGANNSNDTQIIEGLMTHEIGHAIGLRHTDWNTRQSCRQSGESAGSAGAVYIPGTAGASNDSNSIMNACFPSHVQGELSNYDKIALEYIY; from the coding sequence ATGAAACGTATTTATTTAAAAACAGCAGGTGTACTTCTAGCGCTTGCAACACTAAACTCATGTAACAATGATGGAAATGTAAACGATCCTAATTTAACAGAGGATGACGAAATTTCTATAGAAGTAATTAACAAATTAAAAGAAGTCAATTTAAATGTTGACTATATTAAAACCGTCACATTCAAATCACTTGACGGAAAAACAGAAAAGCTATATGAAGTTGAAGGAGATGTAACAATTTCTCATGAAGAATTAATGAAAATTGGAACACAACAATCAAAATCTAGTACAAGCTCAAAAAGGCAGTATCGAACATATAACTTAGTAAGTTCTCCTTCAACAATTAAAGTTGTTGGTTACACTGGTGGAGTTAATGCTTTAAGTTCTACTGCAAGAACTGGACTACAGTATGCTGTAAACAATTTCAACAACTTAAATTCAAGCATTAACATGCAATTAGTATTTAGTACTCAATTTTCAAGTAGCGATATTGTAGTTTATCGTACAACAGATACAAATGATGTTCCTGCAGATGGAATTAGAGGTAGAGCAAATTTCCCACAAAACAACGGATTGCCAGGACATTGGGTAAGAATTAATCAAGGAGCTAATAACTCAAATGACACACAAATAATAGAAGGTTTAATGACACATGAAATTGGTCATGCCATAGGTTTAAGACATACAGATTGGAATACAAGACAATCATGTCGCCAATCTGGGGAATCTGCAGGCTCAGCTGGTGCTGTATATATTCCAGGTACAGCAGGAGCAAGTAATGATAGTAACTCTATTATGAATGCTTGTTTTCCTTCTCATGTTCAAGGGGAATTAAGTAATTATGACAAAATCGCTTTAGAGTATATTTATTAA
- a CDS encoding RNA polymerase sigma factor produces MDKYVVVDSTLVKEYINGNEHAIEILIKRHQQRLYSFIYSKIQNRDSTEDIFQDTFIKVIKTLKKGNYNEEGKFLPWVMRIAHNLVIDFFRKSNRMPKFNNSDEFDIFSIISDGSLNIENKIIKEQILDDVKVLIEELPEEQKEVLVMRIYNDMSFNEISENTGVSINTALGRMRYALINLRKIVEKNNIILIN; encoded by the coding sequence ATGGACAAATATGTAGTTGTAGATAGCACTTTAGTTAAAGAATATATTAATGGAAATGAGCATGCTATTGAAATATTGATTAAACGTCACCAACAAAGATTATATAGTTTTATATATAGTAAAATTCAAAACAGAGACTCGACAGAAGATATTTTTCAGGATACTTTTATTAAAGTTATAAAAACTTTAAAAAAAGGTAATTATAATGAAGAAGGTAAGTTTTTGCCATGGGTTATGCGTATAGCGCATAACTTAGTTATTGACTTTTTTAGAAAAAGCAATAGGATGCCAAAATTTAATAATTCTGATGAATTTGATATTTTTTCTATTATTAGTGATGGTTCTTTAAATATTGAAAATAAAATAATAAAAGAACAGATTTTAGATGATGTAAAAGTATTAATAGAAGAATTACCAGAAGAGCAAAAAGAGGTTTTGGTAATGCGTATATATAACGATATGAGTTTTAATGAAATATCAGAAAATACAGGAGTAAGTATTAACACTGCACTAGGAAGAATGAGATATGCATTAATTAACTTAAGGAAGATAGTTGAAAAAAATAATATTATTTTAATAAATTAA
- a CDS encoding ATP-binding protein produces the protein MYLKKTLVLLSFLCYYTIVSQESSIKNHSYFFKKIDSLNSTSSLLKGTSIFFKHKQWDSVIVSSSKAFINSTSLQNSNYFRYMRGHSFMKKNLFKEAQKELKKVTPQFFFYDKVLYALSGIYLEQKNFQKALSYLKKIESKEFSIINELYRPSIINDIGVCYIHLKDYKNAEVYVSKFLNDVRKKNNPQEIIEAYTNTANLYYAQYKDDLAIPYFEKAFLLSKTTTNYEIKRKTAKNMAVVEENRKDIIKALVYRKEYDKWKDSLNNQDRIWKTAQFEKKLAVNQKQKEINFLTSENKIKALQRNGFILTSILLLLILFGGIYFYIQQKKSHKIIASQKEELNALNNTKDKLFSIVSHDLRSSVNLLQKSNSKLLHEIQNRNYSVLDTIVTKNAAIANSSYNLLENLLNWATIQTKQLYFNIESIDLFSVTQQVAFNYQPLFDNKNITFNNKTPPGSFILADLDSLKIIIRNLLDNAIKFSELNAKISIYSYSENQDFENLVIEDTGEGISKEIITELLKDTSLLSKKKNKEEIGTGLGLQLCKTLILKNNGLFKIESTLNKGTKMIISFPKSV, from the coding sequence ATGTATCTAAAAAAAACGTTAGTACTACTTTCGTTTCTTTGTTACTATACGATAGTTTCACAAGAATCATCAATAAAAAATCATTCTTATTTTTTCAAAAAAATTGATAGCTTAAATTCAACATCTTCTCTATTAAAGGGTACTAGTATTTTTTTTAAACACAAACAATGGGATTCTGTTATTGTAAGCTCTTCAAAAGCATTTATTAATTCTACTTCCTTACAAAACTCTAATTACTTTAGATACATGAGAGGACATAGTTTTATGAAAAAAAATCTTTTTAAAGAAGCTCAAAAAGAACTTAAAAAAGTAACACCTCAGTTCTTTTTTTATGACAAGGTATTGTATGCCTTAAGCGGTATTTATCTAGAACAAAAAAACTTTCAAAAAGCACTTTCTTATTTAAAAAAGATTGAAAGTAAAGAGTTTTCTATAATTAATGAACTATATCGTCCCTCCATTATAAATGATATTGGAGTTTGCTATATACACCTCAAAGATTATAAAAATGCCGAAGTATATGTATCTAAATTTTTAAATGACGTACGTAAAAAAAACAACCCTCAAGAAATTATTGAAGCATATACAAATACTGCTAATTTATATTATGCTCAATATAAAGACGATTTGGCAATTCCTTATTTTGAGAAAGCCTTTTTGCTTTCAAAAACAACAACTAACTATGAAATAAAACGAAAAACTGCAAAAAATATGGCAGTTGTAGAAGAGAACCGAAAAGATATTATTAAAGCTTTAGTTTACAGAAAAGAATATGACAAATGGAAAGATTCATTAAATAACCAAGATAGAATATGGAAAACTGCTCAATTTGAAAAAAAATTAGCTGTAAATCAGAAACAAAAAGAAATAAATTTCTTAACCTCAGAAAATAAAATTAAAGCCCTTCAAAGAAACGGTTTTATACTTACTTCAATTTTATTATTACTCATTTTATTCGGAGGAATTTACTTTTATATACAACAAAAAAAATCTCATAAAATAATCGCTTCTCAAAAAGAAGAACTAAACGCTTTAAATAATACTAAAGACAAACTTTTTTCTATTGTTAGTCATGATTTACGATCATCAGTTAATCTTTTACAAAAAAGTAACTCAAAACTTTTGCATGAAATACAAAATAGAAACTACAGTGTTTTAGATACTATCGTTACTAAAAATGCAGCTATCGCTAATAGCTCTTATAATTTATTAGAAAACTTGTTAAATTGGGCTACTATACAAACAAAACAATTGTATTTCAATATAGAATCAATCGATTTATTTTCTGTTACACAACAAGTTGCTTTCAATTACCAACCTTTATTTGATAATAAAAACATTACATTTAATAATAAAACACCTCCTGGGTCTTTTATTTTAGCTGATTTAGATTCTTTAAAAATTATCATTCGAAATTTATTAGACAATGCTATTAAATTTAGTGAATTAAATGCCAAAATCTCTATTTACTCGTATTCAGAAAATCAAGATTTCGAAAACTTAGTAATTGAAGATACAGGTGAGGGTATAAGTAAAGAAATTATAACTGAATTATTAAAAGACACTTCGTTACTCAGTAAAAAGAAAAACAAAGAAGAGATTGGTACTGGTTTAGGGTTACAATTATGTAAAACACTTATACTAAAAAATAATGGGCTTTTTAAAATAGAAAGTACTTTAAATAAAGGCACTAAAATGATTATCTCGTTCCCAAAATCTGTTTAA
- a CDS encoding LytTR family DNA-binding domain-containing protein, producing MENINILIIEDDVEVSSELKSTLEKNGYTVSGIAENYQKALTLFYKLPVDLVIIDIFLGENPEGITFAETISTVPNALKPFIFLTSSKDRQIFERAKLTKPFRFLLKPFNELEVLYAIEMAIEKFYEQTNVFASTNQDTVVTKDYLFIKKRSALKKVLLSSIIYIEVDNRYCSIITELEKFVIQISLAKILKYINTAVFQQIHRKYVVNINSIEQIVTADNLLLLKNNHKITFSAKYKDLINNFSILK from the coding sequence ATGGAGAATATAAATATTTTAATTATTGAAGATGATGTAGAAGTTTCTTCTGAACTTAAAAGTACTCTGGAAAAGAACGGGTATACAGTTTCTGGTATTGCCGAAAATTACCAAAAAGCACTTACGCTATTTTACAAACTCCCTGTAGATTTAGTTATAATTGATATATTTTTAGGAGAAAATCCTGAAGGAATAACCTTTGCAGAAACTATTTCTACCGTTCCAAATGCCTTAAAACCTTTTATTTTTTTAACGTCTTCCAAAGATCGCCAAATATTTGAACGTGCCAAATTAACCAAACCTTTTCGTTTTTTATTAAAGCCCTTTAACGAATTAGAGGTTTTATATGCTATTGAAATGGCTATTGAAAAGTTTTACGAACAAACAAATGTTTTTGCAAGTACAAACCAAGATACAGTAGTTACTAAAGACTATTTATTTATAAAAAAAAGAAGTGCTTTAAAAAAAGTACTTTTATCTTCTATAATATATATTGAAGTAGACAATAGGTATTGCTCTATTATTACAGAACTTGAAAAATTTGTGATTCAAATTTCGCTAGCTAAAATACTAAAGTATATAAACACAGCAGTGTTTCAACAAATACATCGTAAATATGTAGTAAACATAAACTCTATAGAACAAATAGTTACTGCTGACAACTTACTACTCCTTAAAAACAATCATAAGATTACGTTTAGTGCTAAGTATAAAGACTTAATTAACAACTTTTCTATTTTGAAATAG
- a CDS encoding linear amide C-N hydrolase has product MCTRIFNNFNKENNYLTTARNMDWATQMPTTIFAFKVNNEEEIIKSGTSPQNENSLIWTAKYNSIVTMVGTKAPFGASDGINSAGLVANLLYDSSAKYARKDGSSCKNLDVLRWVQFVLDTCCSVKEVVAAFSESAQTQIQLIGGIVPGSDKLAALHLAVSDKFGDSAIIEVHKGKYFIYNNPEFRVMTNEPSYAKQIELNQFWRWQWSDKNFFPSNTLPGGPFPSDRFARASYYLNHLYETKNIPDSLTQSKSVVMNASVPVNFKSNNTQFPNIAQTLWSTVACHNNLKYYFYNTRTMGEIYIDLNQLEKFPSTVSKLVVISEDDHQFINHELFGYQNENFIKTLDPFASELILA; this is encoded by the coding sequence ATGTGTACAAGAATATTTAACAATTTCAATAAAGAAAACAATTATTTAACAACTGCTAGAAATATGGATTGGGCTACTCAAATGCCTACTACAATTTTTGCATTCAAAGTAAATAATGAAGAAGAAATAATTAAAAGTGGAACATCTCCTCAAAATGAAAATTCACTAATATGGACTGCTAAATATAATAGTATTGTTACTATGGTTGGCACTAAAGCTCCTTTTGGTGCTTCTGACGGTATAAACTCAGCTGGGTTAGTAGCCAATCTTTTATACGATAGTAGTGCTAAATATGCTCGAAAAGACGGAAGCTCATGTAAAAACCTAGACGTGTTACGTTGGGTACAATTTGTTTTAGATACTTGTTGTTCTGTAAAAGAAGTAGTAGCTGCATTTAGTGAAAGTGCTCAAACACAAATTCAACTAATTGGAGGAATAGTTCCTGGTTCTGATAAACTTGCAGCTTTACACCTTGCTGTTTCAGATAAATTCGGTGACTCAGCAATTATAGAAGTTCATAAGGGCAAATATTTTATATATAACAACCCTGAATTTAGAGTAATGACCAACGAACCTTCATATGCTAAACAAATTGAATTAAATCAATTTTGGCGTTGGCAATGGAGTGATAAAAACTTCTTTCCAAGTAACACACTTCCTGGTGGACCATTTCCTTCAGATAGATTTGCAAGAGCATCATATTATTTAAATCATTTATACGAAACAAAGAATATTCCAGACTCTTTAACACAATCTAAATCTGTTGTTATGAATGCATCAGTTCCTGTTAATTTCAAATCTAATAATACTCAATTTCCAAATATTGCGCAAACATTATGGTCTACAGTTGCTTGTCATAACAACCTCAAATATTATTTCTATAATACTAGAACAATGGGAGAAATTTATATAGACTTAAATCAACTTGAAAAATTTCCAAGTACCGTTTCAAAACTTGTTGTTATTTCTGAGGATGATCACCAATTTATAAACCATGAATTATTTGGATATCAAAATGAAAATTTTATAAAAACTCTTGATCCTTTTGCTTCAGAATTAATTCTAGCCTAA
- a CDS encoding glycoside hydrolase family 18 protein, whose protein sequence is MSKLISYYNNGSIPLEHAVNLPYTDIILSFLYTSESNPLSLQLAGGIAASTSPPELTQTTKNAIAKLKANGQKVLISFGGGEMSSVAYSKIAGHEKELAISIADFIKNNNLDGIDIDFEDTASFMGNANYDGVAFLVNLTQALRSELPSSQYLITHAPQPPYL, encoded by the coding sequence ATGTCAAAACTAATCAGCTATTACAATAATGGATCAATTCCTTTAGAACATGCAGTTAACCTTCCTTACACTGATATTATTTTATCTTTCTTGTATACTTCTGAAAGCAATCCGCTATCCTTGCAATTAGCAGGTGGTATTGCTGCTTCTACTTCCCCACCTGAATTAACACAAACAACAAAAAATGCAATTGCAAAGCTAAAAGCAAATGGACAAAAAGTTCTTATTTCCTTTGGAGGTGGAGAAATGTCTTCTGTTGCTTATAGTAAGATAGCTGGGCATGAAAAAGAATTAGCAATATCAATTGCTGATTTTATAAAAAATAATAATCTTGATGGAATTGATATAGATTTTGAAGATACTGCTTCTTTTATGGGAAATGCTAATTATGACGGTGTTGCCTTTTTAGTTAACTTAACTCAAGCATTACGATCAGAATTACCAAGTTCCCAATATTTAATTACTCACGCACCACAACCTCCTTATTTATAA
- the uvrA gene encoding excinuclease ABC subunit UvrA produces the protein MKRDLSTINPKENIIIKGAKLHNLKDIDVVIPRNKLVVITGLSGSGKSSLAFDTLYAEGQRRYVESLSSYARQFLGKLHKPKVDYIKGISPAIAIEQKVNSTNPRSTVGTSTEIYDYIKLLYARIGKTFSPVSGKEVKKHTVTDVLNFIKKFEERSKLLLLAPITISKDRKIETVLQVLMQQGYARLKYNNEVYRIDDFPIKTFKGNDFFLVIDRVVVKHEEDFYNRLADAIQTAFFEGKGICFVDDMSTNETTSFSNKFELDGITFLEPNTHFFSFNNPYGACPTCEGYGNVIGIDEELVIPNTGLSIYEDAIFAFKTDSYKKYKEALILNAADFNIPIHKPWFELTDEQKELVWNGTSKFNGIHHLFKTLEEKSYKIQNRVMLSRYRGKTTCTECNGKRLRKETNYVKVYNKTISELVSLPLDELASFFSTIKLNKYEEKIGKRLLTEINNRLQFLQDVGLNYLTLNRTSNTLSGGESQRINLATSLGSSLVGSMYILDEPSIGLHPKDTERLIKVLKNLRDLGNTVIVVEHDEDIMKEADYIIDIGPEAGTFGGNVVAEGTYKELLNSNSLTAQYLSEKLTIEIPKKRRVSKNTIDIIGARENNLKNIDVSFPLNNLTVITGVSGSGKSTLVKKILYPAMQKKLIGYGNKLGQHTEVKGSFETLKHIEFIDQNPIGRSSRSNPVTYIKAYDDIRKLLSSQKLSKIRNYQPKHFSFNVEGGRCEVCKGEGEVTIEMQFMADVHLQCEACNGKRFKKEVLEVTFEEKNIDDILNLTIDDAVSFFTEFNQPKIARKLKPLQDVGLGYVQLGQSSSTLSGGEAQRIKLASFLVKGTTKDKALFIFDEPTTGLHFHDIKKLLNSFNALIERGHSIIVIEHNIELIKCADYIIDLGLEGGKNGGNLIFSGTPEELVKNKKSYTSKYLKEKII, from the coding sequence ATGAAAAGAGATCTTTCTACTATAAATCCAAAGGAAAATATCATAATAAAAGGAGCTAAACTCCATAATTTAAAAGATATAGATGTTGTAATTCCTCGTAACAAACTAGTGGTAATTACTGGACTTTCTGGATCTGGTAAATCATCTTTAGCTTTTGATACTTTATATGCTGAAGGCCAAAGGCGATATGTAGAAAGCTTATCATCTTATGCACGCCAGTTTTTAGGTAAACTACATAAACCTAAAGTAGATTATATTAAAGGGATTTCTCCTGCTATTGCTATTGAGCAAAAAGTAAACTCTACCAATCCAAGATCAACAGTAGGAACCTCAACAGAGATTTACGATTATATTAAACTACTATATGCTCGTATTGGTAAAACATTTTCTCCTGTTTCTGGCAAAGAAGTAAAAAAACATACAGTTACTGATGTTTTAAATTTTATAAAAAAGTTTGAAGAACGTAGTAAATTACTTTTACTAGCTCCTATAACCATAAGTAAAGACCGTAAAATAGAAACTGTTTTACAAGTACTAATGCAACAAGGATATGCTCGTTTAAAATATAATAACGAAGTGTATCGAATTGATGATTTTCCGATTAAAACCTTTAAAGGAAATGATTTTTTTTTAGTTATTGATAGAGTTGTTGTAAAGCACGAAGAAGATTTTTACAATCGATTAGCTGATGCAATTCAAACTGCTTTTTTTGAAGGAAAAGGAATCTGTTTTGTTGACGACATGTCTACCAATGAAACAACGTCTTTTAGTAATAAATTTGAATTAGATGGAATCACCTTTTTAGAGCCTAATACTCATTTTTTTAGCTTTAATAATCCGTATGGAGCATGTCCAACCTGTGAAGGTTATGGAAACGTTATAGGAATTGATGAAGAACTAGTTATTCCTAATACTGGTTTATCTATATACGAAGATGCCATTTTTGCTTTTAAAACCGATAGTTATAAAAAATATAAAGAAGCTTTAATATTAAATGCAGCTGATTTTAATATACCTATTCATAAACCTTGGTTTGAACTTACTGATGAACAAAAGGAGTTAGTGTGGAATGGAACCTCAAAATTTAACGGTATACACCACTTATTCAAAACCTTAGAAGAAAAAAGTTATAAAATTCAAAACAGAGTTATGTTATCTCGTTACAGAGGTAAAACAACTTGTACCGAATGTAACGGAAAACGATTACGTAAAGAAACAAACTATGTAAAAGTATATAATAAGACCATTTCAGAATTAGTTTCTTTACCATTAGATGAACTTGCAAGTTTTTTTAGCACTATAAAGCTTAATAAGTACGAAGAAAAAATTGGGAAGCGTTTACTTACTGAAATCAATAACAGACTTCAATTTTTACAAGATGTTGGATTAAACTATCTAACTTTAAATAGAACATCAAATACTCTTTCAGGAGGAGAAAGTCAACGAATTAACCTGGCTACCTCTTTAGGAAGTAGTTTAGTTGGTTCCATGTATATTTTAGATGAACCTAGTATTGGATTACATCCCAAAGACACCGAACGACTTATTAAAGTACTAAAAAATCTACGTGACTTAGGAAATACTGTTATTGTTGTTGAGCATGATGAAGATATCATGAAGGAGGCCGATTATATTATTGATATTGGTCCGGAAGCTGGTACCTTTGGAGGTAATGTAGTTGCAGAAGGTACTTACAAAGAGCTTTTAAACTCGAACTCATTAACTGCTCAATATTTATCTGAAAAGTTAACTATTGAAATACCTAAAAAGCGAAGAGTATCAAAAAATACTATAGATATTATTGGAGCTAGAGAAAATAACTTAAAAAATATTGATGTTTCTTTCCCTTTAAATAATCTTACTGTAATTACAGGAGTATCAGGTAGTGGTAAAAGTACTTTAGTAAAAAAAATACTATATCCTGCTATGCAAAAAAAATTAATAGGATATGGTAATAAACTAGGGCAACATACTGAGGTTAAAGGAAGTTTTGAAACACTAAAACATATTGAATTTATTGATCAGAACCCTATTGGTCGATCATCTCGCTCAAATCCTGTTACTTATATAAAAGCATATGACGATATTCGTAAACTATTATCTTCACAAAAACTTTCAAAAATTAGAAACTATCAACCTAAACACTTCTCTTTTAATGTAGAAGGTGGTCGTTGTGAAGTTTGTAAAGGTGAAGGTGAAGTTACCATTGAAATGCAATTTATGGCTGATGTTCACTTACAGTGTGAAGCATGTAATGGTAAACGATTTAAAAAAGAGGTTTTAGAAGTTACTTTTGAAGAAAAAAATATTGATGATATTTTAAACCTAACAATTGATGATGCTGTATCTTTTTTTACAGAATTTAACCAACCTAAAATAGCAAGAAAGTTAAAACCTTTACAAGATGTTGGTTTAGGATATGTACAATTAGGTCAATCATCTTCAACACTTTCTGGTGGTGAAGCACAGCGTATAAAACTGGCTTCATTTTTAGTAAAAGGAACCACAAAAGATAAAGCATTATTTATTTTTGATGAACCTACGACTGGTTTACATTTTCATGATATTAAAAAACTCTTAAACTCATTTAATGCCTTGATTGAAAGAGGTCATTCTATTATTGTAATTGAACATAATATTGAATTAATAAAATGCGCAGATTACATAATTGACCTTGGTTTAGAAGGTGGAAAAAATGGCGGTAATTTAATTTTTTCTGGCACCCCTGAAGAACTAGTTAAAAACAAAAAATCATATACTTCAAAATACCTTAAAGAGAAAATAATTTAA
- a CDS encoding HmuY family protein, with protein sequence MKHLRTILGGLIIAFLITSCSNNETNEPLVKSVESKSIENLHAPGKGRGNYTGPFTKFSFSEGKQVTGDNWDIAFRATEIIINGGEKGALLEDIDRVHSAALVLKTGTFTSIKEAPTDSEFKQDKKDALALLKGSGNGWYTYDSSNHTISPAPGKVLVIKTHNGHYAKVEISSYYKDKKPSHTSSQYFTFKYVYNPNKGDKSFQ encoded by the coding sequence ATGAAACATTTAAGAACAATTTTGGGAGGATTAATTATCGCTTTTTTAATTACATCTTGTAGTAATAATGAAACTAATGAACCATTAGTGAAGTCGGTTGAAAGTAAAAGTATTGAAAATTTACATGCGCCAGGAAAGGGGAGAGGTAACTATACAGGACCTTTTACAAAATTTAGTTTTTCTGAAGGAAAACAAGTAACTGGTGATAATTGGGATATTGCTTTTAGAGCCACAGAAATTATTATAAACGGAGGCGAGAAAGGTGCTCTTTTAGAAGATATAGATAGAGTTCACAGTGCAGCTTTAGTTTTAAAAACTGGTACGTTTACATCAATAAAAGAGGCTCCAACCGATAGTGAGTTTAAGCAAGATAAAAAAGATGCATTAGCTTTATTAAAAGGAAGTGGTAATGGTTGGTATACGTATGATTCTTCGAATCACACCATAAGTCCAGCTCCAGGAAAAGTATTAGTTATTAAAACTCATAACGGACACTATGCAAAAGTAGAGATTTCAAGTTACTATAAAGATAAAAAACCTTCACATACATCATCACAATATTTCACATTTAAATATGTGTATAACCCTAATAAGGGAGATAAAAGTTTTCAATAA